A single genomic interval of Physeter macrocephalus isolate SW-GA chromosome 5, ASM283717v5, whole genome shotgun sequence harbors:
- the STRIP2 gene encoding striatin-interacting protein 2 isoform X8 — MEDPTAPGAGNPPANGYGNGNGGGKGKPAAPKGRETFRSQRRESEGSVDCPTLEFEYGDTDGHAAELSELYSYTENPEFTTNRRCFEEDFKTQVQGKEWLELEEDAQKAYVMGLLDRLEVVSRERRLKVARAVLYLAQGTFGECDSEVDVLHWSRYNCFLLYQMGTFSAFLELLHMEIDNSQACSSALRKPAISIADSTELRVLLSVMYLMVENIRLERETDSYGWRTARKTFRTELSFSMHNEEPFALLLFSMVTKFCSGLAPHFPIKKVLLLLWKVVMFTLGGFEQLQALKVQKREELGLPPLAEDSIQVVKSMRAASPPSYTLDLGESQLAPPPSKLRGRRGSRRQLLTKQDSLDIYNERDLFKTEEPATEEEEESAGDGERTLDGELDLLEQDPLVPPPPSQAPLSAERVAFPKGLPWTPKVRQKDIEHFLEMSRNKFIGFTLGQDTDTLVGLPRPIHESVKTLKQVTRVGSQSSGIGSHQGILAKEHKYISIADVQIKNEEELEKCPMSLGEEVVPETPCEILYQGMLYSLPQYMIALLKILLAAAPTSKAKTDSINILADVLPEEMPVTVLQSMKLGIDVNRHKEIIVKSISALLLLLLKHFKLNHIYQFEYVSQHLVFANCIPLILKFFNQNILSYITAKNSISVLDYPCCTIQDLPELTTESLGTRVRALVWEDPTCRGTTRPVSHSY; from the exons ATGGAGGACCCCACGGCACCCGGGGccgggaatccgcctgccaatggctATGGCAACGGCAACGGCGGCGGCAAAGGGAAGCCGGCGGCGCCTAAAGGCCGGGAAACGTTCAGAAGCCAGCGGCGGGAGTCGGAG GGCTCTGTGGACTGCCCTACCCTGGAATTTGAGTATGGAGACACAGATGGGCACGCAGCAGAGTTGTCAG AATTGTATAGCTACACTGAAAACCCGGAATTCACCACTAACAGGAGGTGCTTTGAAGAAGATTTCAAGACCCAAG TGCAGGGTAAGGAGTGGCTGGAGTTGGAGGAAGATGCCCAGAAGGCCTATGTGATGGGACTCCTGGACCGGCTGGAGGTGGTCAGTAGGGAACGGCGACTGAAGGTGGCCCGAGCTGTTCTCTACCTGGCCCAAG GCACTTTTGGGGAATGTGATTCAGAAGTCGATGTACTCCACTGGTCCAGGTACAACTGCTTCCTGCTCTATCAGATGGGGACCTTCTCGGCCTTCCTGGAGCTACTTCACATGGAAATCGA CAACAGCCAGGCCTGTAGCAGTGCTCTTCGGAAACCAGCCATCTCCATTGCTGATAGCACAGAGCTCCG GGTGCTGCTGAGTGTCATGTACCTAATGGTGGAAAATATCCGCCTGGAGCGAGAGACAGACTCCTATGGGTGGAGGACAGCCCGGAAGACCTTCCGCACTGAACTGA GCTTCTCCATGCATAATGAGGAGCCTTTTGCCCTTCTGCTTTTCTCTATGGTCACCAAGTTCTGCAGCGGCCTGGCTCCCCACTTCCCCATAAAGAAGGTCCTGCTTCTGCTCTGGAAAGTAGTCATG TTTACCCTCGGTGGATTTGAGCAGCTGCAGGCTCTCAAAGTACAGAAGCGGGAAGAATTGGGCCTGCCTCCACTGGCTGAGGACAGTATCCAGGTGGTGAAGAGCATGCGTGCTGCCTCCCCGCCCTCTTACACTCTCGACCTTGGGGAGTCTCAGCTGGCACCACCACCCTCCAAACTGCGAGGCCGCCGTGGTTCTCGAAGG CAACTCCTTACTAAGCAGGACAGCTTGGACATCTACAACGAAAGAGATCTCTTTAAGACTGAGGAACCAgccacagaggaggaagaggagtctGCTGGCGATGGAGAGCGTACCTTGGATGGAGAGTTAGACTTGCTGGAGCAGGACCCTCTAGTACCACCTCCACCCTCACAAGCACCCCTCTCTGCTGAGCGGGTGGCCTTTCCCAAGGGCTTACCGTGGACCCCAAAGGTCAG ACAGAAGGACATTGAACACTTCTTGGAGATGAGCAGGAACAAGTTCATCGGATTCACTCTGGGGCA GGACACAGATACCTTGGTTGGATTACCCAGGCCCATCCATGAGAGTGTGAAGACCCTCAAGCAGGTGACCAGGGTGGGCTCTCAGTCTTCAGGGATAGGGAGCCATCAAG GCATTTTGGCCAAAGAG CACAAGTACATCTCCATCGCAGATGTTCAGATCAAGAATGAGGAGGAGCTAGAGAAGTGCCCCATGTCTTTG GGGGAAGAGGTAGTACCAGAGACGCCGTGTGAAATCCTCTACCAGGGCATGCTGTATAGCCTCCCCCAGTACATG ATTGCTCTACTTAAGATTCTACTGGCTGCAGCCCCTACCTCCAAGGCTAAGACAGATTCTATCAATATCCTGGCAGATGTCCTGCCTGAGGAGATGCC cGTCACTGTTCTCCAGAGCATGAAGTTGGGCATTGATGTGAACAGGCACAAGGAGATCATTGTAAAGAGTATCTCTGCCCTGCTCCTGCTACTCCTCAAACACTTCAAACTGAATCATATCTACCAG TTTGAATATGTATCACAACATTTGGTATTTGCCAACTGCATTCCATTGATCCTCAAGTTCTTCAATCAAAATATCTTGTCCTACATCACTGCCAAAAACAG TATCTCGGTCCTGGATTACCCATGCTGTACCATCCAGGATTTGCCAGAGCTTACTACGGAGAGTCTG
- the STRIP2 gene encoding striatin-interacting protein 2 isoform X7 encodes MEDPTAPGAGNPPANGYGNGNGGGKGKPAAPKGRETFRSQRRESEGSVDCPTLEFEYGDTDGHAAELSELYSYTENPEFTTNRRCFEEDFKTQVQGKEWLELEEDAQKAYVMGLLDRLEVVSRERRLKVARAVLYLAQGTFGECDSEVDVLHWSRYNCFLLYQMGTFSAFLELLHMEIDNSQACSSALRKPAISIADSTELRVLLSVMYLMVENIRLERETDSYGWRTARKTFRTELSFSMHNEEPFALLLFSMVTKFCSGLAPHFPIKKVLLLLWKVVMFTLGGFEQLQALKVQKREELGLPPLAEDSIQVVKSMRAASPPSYTLDLGESQLAPPPSKLRGRRGSRRQLLTKQDSLDIYNERDLFKTEEPATEEEEESAGDGERTLDGELDLLEQDPLVPPPPSQAPLSAERVAFPKGLPWTPKVRQKDIEHFLEMSRNKFIGFTLGQDTDTLVGLPRPIHESVKTLKQVTRVGSQSSGIGSHQGILAKEHKYISIADVQIKNEEELEKCPMSLGEEVVPETPCEILYQGMLYSLPQYMIALLKILLAAAPTSKAKTDSINILADVLPEEMPVTVLQSMKLGIDVNRHKEIIVKSISALLLLLLKHFKLNHIYQFEYVSQHLVFANCIPLILKFFNQNILSYITAKNSISVLDYPCCTIQDLPELTTESLWLRVCLPMQGTRVRALVWEDPTCRGTTRPVSHSY; translated from the exons ATGGAGGACCCCACGGCACCCGGGGccgggaatccgcctgccaatggctATGGCAACGGCAACGGCGGCGGCAAAGGGAAGCCGGCGGCGCCTAAAGGCCGGGAAACGTTCAGAAGCCAGCGGCGGGAGTCGGAG GGCTCTGTGGACTGCCCTACCCTGGAATTTGAGTATGGAGACACAGATGGGCACGCAGCAGAGTTGTCAG AATTGTATAGCTACACTGAAAACCCGGAATTCACCACTAACAGGAGGTGCTTTGAAGAAGATTTCAAGACCCAAG TGCAGGGTAAGGAGTGGCTGGAGTTGGAGGAAGATGCCCAGAAGGCCTATGTGATGGGACTCCTGGACCGGCTGGAGGTGGTCAGTAGGGAACGGCGACTGAAGGTGGCCCGAGCTGTTCTCTACCTGGCCCAAG GCACTTTTGGGGAATGTGATTCAGAAGTCGATGTACTCCACTGGTCCAGGTACAACTGCTTCCTGCTCTATCAGATGGGGACCTTCTCGGCCTTCCTGGAGCTACTTCACATGGAAATCGA CAACAGCCAGGCCTGTAGCAGTGCTCTTCGGAAACCAGCCATCTCCATTGCTGATAGCACAGAGCTCCG GGTGCTGCTGAGTGTCATGTACCTAATGGTGGAAAATATCCGCCTGGAGCGAGAGACAGACTCCTATGGGTGGAGGACAGCCCGGAAGACCTTCCGCACTGAACTGA GCTTCTCCATGCATAATGAGGAGCCTTTTGCCCTTCTGCTTTTCTCTATGGTCACCAAGTTCTGCAGCGGCCTGGCTCCCCACTTCCCCATAAAGAAGGTCCTGCTTCTGCTCTGGAAAGTAGTCATG TTTACCCTCGGTGGATTTGAGCAGCTGCAGGCTCTCAAAGTACAGAAGCGGGAAGAATTGGGCCTGCCTCCACTGGCTGAGGACAGTATCCAGGTGGTGAAGAGCATGCGTGCTGCCTCCCCGCCCTCTTACACTCTCGACCTTGGGGAGTCTCAGCTGGCACCACCACCCTCCAAACTGCGAGGCCGCCGTGGTTCTCGAAGG CAACTCCTTACTAAGCAGGACAGCTTGGACATCTACAACGAAAGAGATCTCTTTAAGACTGAGGAACCAgccacagaggaggaagaggagtctGCTGGCGATGGAGAGCGTACCTTGGATGGAGAGTTAGACTTGCTGGAGCAGGACCCTCTAGTACCACCTCCACCCTCACAAGCACCCCTCTCTGCTGAGCGGGTGGCCTTTCCCAAGGGCTTACCGTGGACCCCAAAGGTCAG ACAGAAGGACATTGAACACTTCTTGGAGATGAGCAGGAACAAGTTCATCGGATTCACTCTGGGGCA GGACACAGATACCTTGGTTGGATTACCCAGGCCCATCCATGAGAGTGTGAAGACCCTCAAGCAGGTGACCAGGGTGGGCTCTCAGTCTTCAGGGATAGGGAGCCATCAAG GCATTTTGGCCAAAGAG CACAAGTACATCTCCATCGCAGATGTTCAGATCAAGAATGAGGAGGAGCTAGAGAAGTGCCCCATGTCTTTG GGGGAAGAGGTAGTACCAGAGACGCCGTGTGAAATCCTCTACCAGGGCATGCTGTATAGCCTCCCCCAGTACATG ATTGCTCTACTTAAGATTCTACTGGCTGCAGCCCCTACCTCCAAGGCTAAGACAGATTCTATCAATATCCTGGCAGATGTCCTGCCTGAGGAGATGCC cGTCACTGTTCTCCAGAGCATGAAGTTGGGCATTGATGTGAACAGGCACAAGGAGATCATTGTAAAGAGTATCTCTGCCCTGCTCCTGCTACTCCTCAAACACTTCAAACTGAATCATATCTACCAG TTTGAATATGTATCACAACATTTGGTATTTGCCAACTGCATTCCATTGATCCTCAAGTTCTTCAATCAAAATATCTTGTCCTACATCACTGCCAAAAACAG TATCTCGGTCCTGGATTACCCATGCTGTACCATCCAGGATTTGCCAGAGCTTACTACGGAGAGTCTG